The following proteins come from a genomic window of Larimichthys crocea isolate SSNF chromosome III, L_crocea_2.0, whole genome shotgun sequence:
- the krt1-c5 gene encoding keratin, type 1, gene c5 isoform X2 has product MTSVRSYSVRQPSFSSMSVRDSGRSIRSKPPVSIGTLSLSRSVSMGNGLNMLGSSLSFNGLSVSASEKETMQGLNDRLANYLDKVRSLERSNAELELKIKQLMLDRAPKGHDIEGMMAQAHAIGQEVRKKTLENARIMLEIDNAKLAADDFRVKWEAEATLCQSVERDCQALRRAKSDHDQIIATLRGDLDSLKEELYFLKKNHDEEMNCIKARLANEQVNVEVDAAQGPDLGAIMAELRVQYESIARKNKEEAEAWYLKKLDAVQSEVKESNEALRCAQSELSERRRFLQALEVELDSLRKQVGVLEGNLGETGHKYSVEMDRLQATLTQLEDELSQLRLDMQRNKTDYEQLLRIKQNLEMEIATYRRLLEGEEMVKETPPPPKKDPEVRTRKIVKVVTQTMINGKVVDESSEVEQIEERKK; this is encoded by the exons ATGACCTCTGTGCGCAGCTACTCGGTACGTCAGCCATCTTTCTCCAGCATGTCTGTGAGGGACAGTGGACGCAGCATCCGCTCCAAGCCTCCTGTCTCCATCGGCACACTGTCTCTGTCCCGCTCAGTCTCGATGGGCAATGGGCTCAACATGCTGGGTTCCAGCCTGTCCTTCAATGGTCTAAGTGTCTCTGCTAGTGAGAAGGAGACCATGCAGGGCCTGAACGACCGGCTGGCCAACTACCTGGACAAGGTGCGCTCCCTAGAGAGGTCCAATGCTGAACTGGAGCTGAAGATCAAGCAGCTCATGTTGGACCGGGCTCCAAAAGGGCATGACATTGAGGGTATGATGGCCCAGGCACATGCCATCGGACAGGAG GTAAGAAAGAAGACACTGGAGAACGCCCGGATCATGCTGGAGATTGATAATGCCAAGCTGGCGGCCGATGACTTCAGGGTCAA ATGGGAGGCGGAGGCCACCTTGTGCCAGTCAGTAGAGAGGGACTGTCAGGCTCTGAGGAGGGCAAAGTCTGACCACGATCAGATCATCGCTACTCTGCGAGGAGACCTGGACAGCCTGAAGGAGGAGCTCTACTTCCTCAAGAAGAATCACGACGAG GAGATGAATTGTATAAAGGCGCGTCTGGCCAATGAGCAGGTGAATGTGGAGGTGGATGCAGCTCAGGGTCCTGACCTGGGGGCCATCATGGCTGAGCTGAGGGTCCAGTATGAGAGCATTGCTCGCAAGAATAAGGAGGAGGCTGAGGCCTGGTACCTCAAGAAG TTAGATGCAGTGCAGTCGGAGGTCAAAGAAAGCAACGAGGCTTTGCGTTGTGCTCAAAGTGAGCTCAGTGAGAGACGACGTTTCCTGCAGGCTCTGGAGGTCGAACTCGACAGTCTTCGGAAGCAG GTAGGTGTGTTGGAAGGAAACCTGGGAGAAACGGGGCACAAGTACTCTGTAGAGATGGACCGTCTCCAGGCCACACTGACTCAGCTGGAAGATGAGTTGTCTCAGCTCCGTTTGGACATGCAACGTAACAAGACCGACTATGAACAACTGCTGCGCATCAAACAGAACCTGGAGATGGAGATTGCCACCTATAGGAGGCTGCTGGAAGGAGAGGAAAT GGTGAAAgaaacacctccacctcctaAAA AAGACCCAGAGGTAAGGACCAGGAAGATTGTAAAAGTTGTTACCCAGACCATGATCAACGGCAAGGTGGTAGATGAGTCCAGTGAGGTGGAGCAGATTGAGGAGCGCAAAAAATGA
- the krt1-c5 gene encoding keratin, type 1, gene c5 isoform X1, whose translation MTSVRSYSVRQPSFSSMSVRDSGRSIRSKPPVSIGTLSLSRSVSMGNGLNMLGSSLSFNGLSVSASEKETMQGLNDRLANYLDKVRSLERSNAELELKIKQLMLDRAPKGHDIEGMMAQAHAIGQEVRKKTLENARIMLEIDNAKLAADDFRVKWEAEATLCQSVERDCQALRRAKSDHDQIIATLRGDLDSLKEELYFLKKNHDEEMNCIKARLANEQVNVEVDAAQGPDLGAIMAELRVQYESIARKNKEEAEAWYLKKRMCVQLDAVQSEVKESNEALRCAQSELSERRRFLQALEVELDSLRKQVGVLEGNLGETGHKYSVEMDRLQATLTQLEDELSQLRLDMQRNKTDYEQLLRIKQNLEMEIATYRRLLEGEEMVKETPPPPKKDPEVRTRKIVKVVTQTMINGKVVDESSEVEQIEERKK comes from the exons ATGACCTCTGTGCGCAGCTACTCGGTACGTCAGCCATCTTTCTCCAGCATGTCTGTGAGGGACAGTGGACGCAGCATCCGCTCCAAGCCTCCTGTCTCCATCGGCACACTGTCTCTGTCCCGCTCAGTCTCGATGGGCAATGGGCTCAACATGCTGGGTTCCAGCCTGTCCTTCAATGGTCTAAGTGTCTCTGCTAGTGAGAAGGAGACCATGCAGGGCCTGAACGACCGGCTGGCCAACTACCTGGACAAGGTGCGCTCCCTAGAGAGGTCCAATGCTGAACTGGAGCTGAAGATCAAGCAGCTCATGTTGGACCGGGCTCCAAAAGGGCATGACATTGAGGGTATGATGGCCCAGGCACATGCCATCGGACAGGAG GTAAGAAAGAAGACACTGGAGAACGCCCGGATCATGCTGGAGATTGATAATGCCAAGCTGGCGGCCGATGACTTCAGGGTCAA ATGGGAGGCGGAGGCCACCTTGTGCCAGTCAGTAGAGAGGGACTGTCAGGCTCTGAGGAGGGCAAAGTCTGACCACGATCAGATCATCGCTACTCTGCGAGGAGACCTGGACAGCCTGAAGGAGGAGCTCTACTTCCTCAAGAAGAATCACGACGAG GAGATGAATTGTATAAAGGCGCGTCTGGCCAATGAGCAGGTGAATGTGGAGGTGGATGCAGCTCAGGGTCCTGACCTGGGGGCCATCATGGCTGAGCTGAGGGTCCAGTATGAGAGCATTGCTCGCAAGAATAAGGAGGAGGCTGAGGCCTGGTACCTCAAGAAG CGTATGTGTGTACAGTTAGATGCAGTGCAGTCGGAGGTCAAAGAAAGCAACGAGGCTTTGCGTTGTGCTCAAAGTGAGCTCAGTGAGAGACGACGTTTCCTGCAGGCTCTGGAGGTCGAACTCGACAGTCTTCGGAAGCAG GTAGGTGTGTTGGAAGGAAACCTGGGAGAAACGGGGCACAAGTACTCTGTAGAGATGGACCGTCTCCAGGCCACACTGACTCAGCTGGAAGATGAGTTGTCTCAGCTCCGTTTGGACATGCAACGTAACAAGACCGACTATGAACAACTGCTGCGCATCAAACAGAACCTGGAGATGGAGATTGCCACCTATAGGAGGCTGCTGGAAGGAGAGGAAAT GGTGAAAgaaacacctccacctcctaAAA AAGACCCAGAGGTAAGGACCAGGAAGATTGTAAAAGTTGTTACCCAGACCATGATCAACGGCAAGGTGGTAGATGAGTCCAGTGAGGTGGAGCAGATTGAGGAGCGCAAAAAATGA